The genome window GAGCGCGCTGGTGCGCGGGGCGTGGTTGGCCGCGCGCAATGATGTGGCGGCTAACGTGTTGATCGTGCTCGCGGGGTTGCTCACCGCGTGGTGGTGGAGCGTATGGCCAGATGTGATCGCGGGCGTGGTGATCGGCCTCATCAACCTCTCTGCGGCCAAGGAGGTGTTCGAGCAGGCGCGGGCGGAGGACCCGGAGCTGGAAGATTAAGGCGAGCACAAGAGCGCCCCGCCGACCGGAAACAGGGGGGGGCGGGGCGCTCTGTGTTCAGTGCTCAGTGGCGCAAACGGATCAGGCGATACCCTCGCGTTGCTTGAACTCGCGGCGGCGAGCGTGCAGGATCGGCTCGGTGTACCCGGCGGGGGACTCCGTGCCCTTGAGGATCAGATCCTTGGCGGCCTGGAAGGCGATGGAGTAATCGTAGTCGCGGGACATCGGCAGGTAGGCGGCGTCGCCCTCGTTCTGCTTGTCCACCACCACGGCCATGCGCTCAAGGGAGTCCACCACCTGCTCGGTGGTGATCACGCCGTGGCGCAGCCAGTTGGCCAGCAACTGGGAGGAGATGCGCAGGGTGGCGCGGTCCTCCATGAGGTCCACGTTGTGAATATCCGGCACCTTGGAGCAGCCAATGCCCTGTTCCACCCAGCGCACCACGTAGCCCAGGATGGACTGGCAGTTGTTGTCCACCTCCTCCTTGATCTCCTCGGCGGACCAGGAGGGGTTCTGCGCCACCGGCACGGTGAGCAGGTCACCGAAGGTATCGCGGCGGCCCGCCTCCACCAGTTCCCGCTGCACCGCGCGCACGTCCACCTTGTGATAGTGCGTGGCGTGCAGGGTGGCGGCGGTGGGGGAGGGCACCCAGGCGGTGTTGGCCCCCTCGCGGAGCTGGCCGATCTTCTGCTCCACCATCTCCGCCAGCAGATCGGTCTTGGCCCACATGCCCTTGCCGATCTGCGCGCGGCCGGACAGCCCGCGCTCCAGGCCCGCGTCCACGTTGTTGTCCTCGTAGGCCTGCTTCCACGGGGCGGTCTGCATGTCCGCCTTGCGCACCATCGCGCCCGCCTCCATGGAGGTGTGGATCTCATCGCCGGTGCGGTCGAGGAAGCCGGTGTTGATGAAGGCCAGGCGCTGAGACACCGCCTGAATGCAGGCGTCCAGGTTGGCGGAGGTGCGGCGCTCCTCGTCCATCACGCCCACCTTGAGGGTGTGGGGTTCCAGGCCCAGCAGTTGCTCCACGCGGCCGAAGAGTTCGTCGGTGAAGGCCACTTCCTGCGGGCCGTGCTGCTTGGGCTTGACGATGTAGATGGAGCCGGTGACGCTGTTGCGCAGCGGGTTGTCCTCGCGGGTGCCGGGGATGGCGCAGGCGGCGGTGATCACGGCGTCCATGATGCCCTCGTAGATTTCCTCGCCGTCGATGAGGATCGCCGGGTTGGTCATCAGGTGGCCCACGTTGCGCACCAGCAGGGTGGAGCGCCCCTTGAGCACGGTCTGGGAGCCGGTGCGCGAGATGTACGTGCGATCCGGGTTGAGTTCGCGGGTGAAGGTCTTTTCACCCTTGGTCACCTCCTCCTTGAGGGAGCCGGTGTTGAGCCCAAACCAGTTGCGGTAGCCCAGGGTCTTATCCGTGGCGTCCACCGCAGCCACGGAATCCTCGAAGTCGATGATGGTGGAGGTGGCGGCCTCCAGCACGATGTCCTCCACACCGGCGGGGTCGGTCTTGCCCACCGGGGAGGCGGGATTGATCCGAATGTCGATGTGCAGGCCGTTGTTGTACAGGATGATGGAGGAGGGGTCACCGAAGTCGCCCACGAATCCCTTGTACGCCTTGGGGTTCTTCAGCGGGATGCACTCGCCGTCCACGCGGGCGCACAGGCTGCCGCGCACCACGCTGTAGCTCTCGACGTCCGCGTGGCTCGCGCCGTCGAGAGGCACCACCTCGTCGAGGAAGGCGCGGCCCCAGGCAATGACCTTGGCCCCGCGCACGGGGTTGTACGGGCCGGAGCGGTGCGCGCCATCGTCCTCGGAGATGACGTCGGTGCCGTAGAGGGCGTCGTAGAGCGAACCCCAGCGGGCGTTGGTGGCGTTGAGGGCAAAGCGTGCGTTGAGCACGGGCACCACCAGCTGCGGCCCGGCAATCTCGGAGAACTCGGGATCGGTGTTCTCGGTGCGGATCTTAGCCTTTTCCGGGGTGGGCTCCAGGTAGCCGATGGAGCGCAGGAACTCCTCGTGCTGCTTCGGGTCGGGTCGGCCGGGGTTGGAGCGGAAGTACTCGTCGAGTTGGCGCTGTAGTTCCTCGCGGCGCTCCAAGAGTTCCTTGTTGCGGGGGGTGAGGTCCGCCACGATGGCTGCGAATCCCTGCCAGAAGGCGTCGGCCTCCACACCGATTTCGGGTAGTACCTCCTCGACGAGGAAGTCGTAGAGGACACGGGCAACGTCCATTCCGGCGACCTGGACGCGGTCGTCCTTCGTGCTAAGAGCCGTGGTCGTGGGCATCGGGGAACTCCTCAATGATCTGGCGAGCGGATGGAAGAGCGACGTGATCGCCGCTTGGAGGCTCATCGTATGTGCGTGAGGTCACCATGAAAAGTAGCTGGCGGATTTTTTCTTCGGACTACCCCCGGTCCGATCGGGAGTGGGGGTGCGGGGGAGCGGGGGTAGTCAGAGAAGTTTCCGTTAGGATAGTAGGCGGTCTGACAGGCGGTTTTGTGGGGTGAGTCACGGGGTGGGGTGGGGGTGATTTTTGGAAGGAGAACTAACATTGATCGCTTTTTTTGAGTCCGTTCCGCTACCCCCGTTCTGAAAAATATCGGCCGAATCCATTGACGTGAGCCGCCGATCCTGCCATTGTTGTGAAGCACGCCACCAGATGTGGTGTGAAGGGTTCTCATCGCAGGCTATCGCGTGAGTGCCTCGCAGTACCCCGCTTTTCAAGACCGACGAAGGAAGTTGGTGCGATTATGACCGCTACCGGCAAGGCCCGTACAGCCGAGGAAATTCAGAAGGATTGGGACGAAAACCCCAGGTGGTCTGCAATTCAGCGTGACTACACGGCTGAGCAGGTAGCCAAGCTCCAGGGCAACGTCATCGAGGAGCACACCCTGGCTCGCCGTGGCGCGGAGATCCTGTGGGACGAGATCAACAAGGGCAACGGTGCCTACATCAACGCCCTGGGTGCCCTCACCGGTAACCAGGCCGTGCAGCAGGTTCGCGCGGGCCTCAAGGCCGTGTACCTCTCCGGCTGGCAGGTCGCGGGTGACGCGAACCTCTCCGGCCACACCTACCCGGATCAGTCGCTCTACCCGGCCAACTCCGTGCCGCAGGTTGTTCGCCGCATCAACAACGCCCTCCTGCGCGCCGATGAGATCGCTCGCGTCGAGGGCGATGACTCCGTGGACAACTGGCTCGTGCCCGTCGTGGCGGACGCCGAGGCCGGCTTCGGTGGCGCCCTCAACGTCTACGAGTTGCAGAAGGCCATGATCGCCTCCGGTGCCGCCGGTACCCACTGGGAGGATCAGCTCGCCTCGGAGAAGAAGTGTGGCCACCTGGGCGGCAAGGTGCTCATCCCCACCCAGCAGCACATCCGCACCCTCTCCTCCGCACGCCTGGCCGCCGATGTCGCCAACGTTCCCACCGTGATCGTTGCCCGCACCGACGCCGAGGCCGCCACGCTGCTGACCTCCGACGTGGACGAGCGCGACCACGAGTTCCTCACCGGCGAGCGTTCCGCCGAGGGCTACTACTACGTCAAGAACGGCCTGGAGCCCTGCATCGCCCGCGCCAAGAGCTTTGCTCCCTACGCGGACCTCATCTGGATGGAGACGGGTACCCCGGACCTGGAGCTGGCCAAGAAGTTCGCCGAGGGCGTGCGTTCCGAGTTCCCGGATCAGCTCCTGGCCTACAACTGCTCGCCCTCCTTCAACTGGTCGGCGCACCTGGACGCGGACGAGATCGCCAAGTTCCAGAAGGAGCTGGGTGCGATGGGCTTCGTGTTCCAGTTCATCACCCTGGCTGGCTTCCACGCCCTGAACTACTCCATGTTCGACCTCGCCCACGGCTACGCCCGCAACGGCATGACCTCCTTCGTGGACTTGCAGAACCGCGAGTTCGAGGCTGCCAAGGAGCGCGGCTTCACCGCCGTCAAGCACCAGCGCGAGGTGGGTGCTGGCTACTTCGACGCCATCGCCACCACCGTGGACCCGAACTCCTCCACCACCGCCCTGAAGGGCTCCACGGAGGAAGGCCAGTTCCACTAGGCCCTCGCCCGTGACCAGCCCCGCGCGGTGCATCGGGCCGCGTACACCCGGCCCAGTGCACCCGTCCGCGCGGCGAGTGAGGAAGCGGTAATGAAAAGCAGTGCTTGAGAGTACAACGTTGCGCTCAGGCACTGCTTTTGGCTTTGTACAAGAACCTCGAAGGAGAAAGAACATGACGCAGTTCATTCCCACCGCGGACCTGGTGGACATCATCGGTGAATCCGTGCGCAGTTGCGATACCCAGTTGCGCACCATCGGCGGGCGCACGCAATTCTGTGGCAAGATCACCACCATTCGGTGCTTCCAGGACAACGCCCTGGTCAAGCAGACCCTCAACGAGGAGGGGGAGGGCGGCGTGCTGGTGATCGACGGCGATGCCTCCGTGCACACCGCCCTGGTGGGCGATCTCATCGCCGCCGCCGGGCGGGATCACCATTGGGCCGGGGTGATCGTCAATGGCGCGGTGCGCGATTCCGCGGTGATCGCGGAACTGGACTTCGGCTGCAAGGCCCTGGGTACCAACCCGCGCAAGTCCAGCAAGGACGGCACGGGGGAGCGCAACGTCACCGTGCACTTTGGCGGCGTGGACTTTGTGCCCGGCCACTACCTCTACGCGGACGCGGACGGGATCGTAGTCACCGAGGAGCCGATCACTCCTCCGCAGGCATAAGGCGCACCTCCGGGGCCCAGGAGAGCGGTACTCCCTGGGCCTTCAGCCACGCCTGGGGGTCCTCGCCGTGCCTGCTGCTCCCGGCCACGGCCGTGATGGTGGTGCTCATGGCTAACTCGGCCTCCTCTGGGGAAATCAGCCCGGCGTGCGTGGCGGCGGCGAGTTCATCGAGGTCCAGCACCTCCAGGGCGGTGGGCGGGTTGCTTACCAGATCCACGTAGAGGTCGCGGGTACGCCATACCCCCTCGCGATGGCTAATGCGGGCGACGTCAATATAGAGGTGTTGCTGGGCCTCCACGCCGGGGCGGAAGTGGAAGATATTGGCCCGCAGGTTCCACTCGGGGAGCAGCCACGATTCCAGGTAGCCAAAGCGCGGGTGATTGGCCCCGCGCGCCATGTACAGGCCCCAGTCCGTGACCTCAAAGCGATCCACGCGGCGCTCGAAGCCCTTGGGGTCAATGTTGATTCCGGCGGCGAGGTCGAAGGTTTCCTGTTTGACGGGGTGGAGATCCGCTGACATGGGTGCCGATTCTAGCGTTTCCCCACTCCGTGCTCGGGGTGATGTGGGGCTTGGGGTGATGTGGCTTGGGGCGGTGTGGCTCGGGGTGGTGGCCTAAAGCCTAGGCCGGGGTGGCGGCGGTGGCGGCCGGATTCTTCGGGTTGTTCACGATGCCCGCCGTGGGGGCGTAGGTGCAGGTGCCCTCCTCGGTGTTTACCGATCCGGTGATCACGGCCACGATGGTGCCCTTGCCGGTATCGGCGGTGGCGGAAAGGGTGGCCGGGCCCTGGGGGTTGATGCCGTGATTGCCCAGCGGCGTGGTACCGGCGGCCAGGGTGTTCAGGTTGAACCAGTGCACGGCCATGTCCTTTTGCTCGGGCGTGGCGGCGGCGGTGCCCAGCCCGGTGAAGAGGAAGGAGGTTTGCCCCTCGCCCGCGCCGGGGGCGGGGATCTGCGCGGGGCCGGGAACACCAATGGCGGTGCCCACGGAGTTCATCTGCCCGCCAATGCAGTTACCCGCCACGGTGGGCCAGTAGAACTGCGCGATGTGGGGGGCGTTCTCCGGCAGGGGCACCGCGCCCTCGGAGTTCCCGGTGCCCTCATAAAAGTCCGCCGCCGCGCGGATCGCGGAGGAAATGTCCTCGGGCAGCCAGGGCTGGGCGGCAAAGTCGCGGGCCTGCTGCACCTGCTGCTTGCTGGGCAGGTAGAGGGGGCCCTCCGGCAGCGGCGGCACCGGCAGGGTAACGGCACCGGCGGTGGGTGCGCTCAGGGCGAGGCCAAGGGCGGTGACCAGGCCGGTGAGACCGGCGGCGAGGCGGCGGCGGGAGAGCAACACGGTGCGAGAACCTTCCGTTGGGGAAATCAACGTGTGTCACTCTAGTACCACGGCGGGGGTTTTGTCTCCCCGCGCCCGCGTGGGGGCTTATCGGCGCCGCCGCCAAGGGGCCGGGGGCCAACGGGGAACCTGCGGGAACGCCGAGGTGCGCCCGTGGCGTGCAGGGAGTAACCTTTCTTCAGTTCACATATTCCCTTTTGTGCTAGGAGTACCCCCGTAGTGAGCCATCCAGAGTTCCGTAACGTCGCCATCGTCGCGCACGTGGACCACGGCAAGACCACCCTTGTTAATGCCATGCTGGAGCAGTCCGGCGTCTTTGGCGATCACGAGGAGGTGGCCGATCGCGTGATGGACTCCGGCGATCTGGAAAAGGAAAAGGGCATCACGATCCTGGCCAAGAACACCGCCATTCGCCGCAAGGGCCTGGGCAAGGACGGCAATGACCTCATCATCAACGTCATTGACACCCCCGGCCACGCGGACTTTGGCGGCGAGGTGGAGCGCGCGCTGTCCATGGTGGACGGCGTGGTGCTGCTGGTGGATGCCTCCGAGGGGCCGCTGCCGCAGACCCGCTTTGTGCTGGGCAAGGCCCTGGCCGCCAAGATGCCGGTGATCATTCTGGTGAATAAGACCGACCGCCCGGACGCGCGTATCGACGCCGTGGTGGAAGAGTCCCAGGACCTGCTGCTGGAACTGGCCTCGGGTCTGGATGACCCGGAGGCCGCCGAGGCCGCCGAACAGCTCCTCGACCTGCCCGTGCTCTACGCCTCCGGGCGCGAGGGTAAGGCCTCCACCGAGAACCCCGGCGATGGCAACGTCCCCGAGGCCGAGGACCTTCAGGCGCTCTTTGACGTGATCTATGACGTCCTCCCGGAGCCCACGGCCACCCTGGATGGCCCCTTGCAGGCGCACGTGACCAACCTGGATTCCTCCTCCTTCCTGGGCCGCATTGGCCTGGTGCGCATCCACTCCGGCGCGTTGAAGAAGGGCCAGCGCGTGGCCTGGATTCACTACGACGAGGAGGGCAACCAGCACACCAAGGACGTCAAGATCGCGGAGTTGCTGCGCACCGAGGGCGTAAACCGCGTGCCCACCGACGAGGTGGTTGCGGGCGATATTGCGGCCGTTTCCGGCATCGACGAGATCATGATCGGTGACACCCTGGCCGACCTGGAGAACCCGGTGGCCCTGCCCCGGATCACCGTGGACGAGCCCGCCATCTCCATGACCATCGGTGTGAACACCTCCCCGATGGCCGGGCGCGGCGGCGGCGATAAACTCACCGCCCGCCTGGTCAAGGCGCGCCTGGATCAGGAACTCATCGGTAACGTCTCCATCCGCGTGCTGCCCACCGAGCGCCCCGATGCCTGGGAGGTGCAGGGCCGTGGCGAGATGGCGTTGTCCGTGCTGGTGGAGACCATGCGCCGCGAGGGCTTCGAGCTGACCGTGGGCAAGCCGCAGGTGGTTACCCAGACCATCGACGGCAAGTTGCACGAGCCCTATGAGATCATGGTGATTGATATTCCCGCCGAGCACCAGGGCGCGGTCACGCAGCTCATGGCCTCCCGCAAGGGACAAATGCAGGCGATGGATACCACCCCGGGCTCGGACTGGATTCGCATGGAGTACCGCGTGCCCGCCCGCGGCCTGATCGGCTTCCGCACCACGTTTATGACGGAGACGCGCGGCACCGGCATCGCCAACTCTTACTCCGATGGCATGGACGTATGGGCCGGGGAGATCAAGGATCGCCCCAATGGCTCCCTGGTGGCCGATCGCTCCGGGCAGGTCACGGCCTATGCCTTGACCCAGTTGGCCGATCGCGGTGACTTCTTTGTGGAGCCGGGTGCGGAGACCTACGAGGGCATGGTCGTGGGCGCGAATAACCGCGATGAGGACATGGACATCAACATCACCAAGGAAAAGAAGCTGACGAACATGCGCTCGGCTACCGCCGACGCCACCGTCACGCTGGCCAAGGCTCGCACCCTTTCCCTGGACGAGGCGATGGAGTTCTGCGGTGGCGACGAGTGCGTGGAGGTGACCCCGGACGTGCTGCGCGTGCGCAAGGTGGTGCTGGGTGCCACGGAGCGCGGCCGGGCGCGTGCCCGCGAGAAGGCGCGCAATAAGTAGCGTCGGTTGCGGGTGGACTAGCCTGGTTCTGCGTGAGCCTCGTGAAGAAACAACAGCGCGCGCTCGTGGCGGTGGTGCTCGCGGCGTGCGCGGCGGGTTGCGCGGCTAATCCCAGCCCGCCCCCGGTGGTGGACACGGCGCGGGAGACCGCCGCCCCCACCACTACCTCGGCGGCGCGTTCCGCGCGGGAGGAACCCAAGCGGACGTCGATAAGCGTGGGCATTGACCCGCTGAGCAATGGCTTTAATCCGCACCTGCTGGCGGATTCCACCCCCTTTGTGCGATCCCTGGCGGACCTGGTGCTGCCCTCGGCCTTTGTGGCGGGTGCGCCCAACCCGGATCTGGTGATCTCCGCCGAGCAGATCGAGCCCGCCCCGGAGGTGGCGCAGACGGTGCGCTACGTGCTCACCCCGGAGTCCCAGTGGTCCGATGGCACCCCGGTGAGCGGGAATGACTTTGTGTACCTGTGGCAATCCATGCGCGATACGCCGGGGGTGCTCGGGGAGGCGGGCTACCGGGCGATCGCGGACGTGCGCACCACCGGGGGCGGTAAGACCGTAGAGGTAGATTTTGCCCACCCGATTGCCCAGTGGCAGGGTCTATTTAGTCACCTTCTGCCCGCGCACCTCATGCAGGGCACGGATTTTGAAGCGGGTATGCGGGAGACCATTCCGGCCTCCGCCGGGCGATACATGGTGCGCGCGGTGGATCGCGCGCGCGGCACCGTGGAACTCAGCCGCAACGACCGCTTCTGGGGCAGCAACCCGGCGGCGACGGAACTGCTCATCTTCCGCCCCGTGCGCGGCACCACGGAGGGCGCGGATCAACTGCGCAGCCACCAGCTCAGCTACCTGGACATCACCCCGGCGGAGACCTCCGTGCAGGCGTTTTCCCTGGTGCCGGAGAGCCGCGTGCACAGCATGACCACGGGCAGGGAACTCGCGCTCACCATGTCCGTTACCTCGCCCACGCTTGCCGACGCCCCCCTGCGCGAGGCCCTCTCCGCGCTCATCGACGTCCCCGCCCTGGCCCGTCTGGCGGCGGGGCGCAGCGCCGACCTCGCGGTGCCGGAGCACCCGGTGCCGGAGGTAGCCGAGGAAACTTTGAATCTCCTACGCGAGCGGGCGGCGGCCCAACCATTGCGGATCGCCGCCGACCCCACCGATGGTCAGGCGGCGGCCGCGGTGCGGGGCCTGGCCGATAGCCTGGTGGGGCTGGGGGTGCAGGCTCAGGCGATCAATGCCGATCTCAGCGAGGTGGCCGAGCAGGGGCTCGGCGCGGGCGAGGTGGACGCCGTGGTGTCCTGGCGCTCCAGCGAGCCGGACGCAGTGGAGGCCGCCAGCCGCTATTCCTGCCCGGTGGAGACGCTGCGCGGCAGCAACCTCTCGGGATACTGTTCCCCGGAGACCCAGGACGTGATCGGCGCGGTGCTGGCCGGGGCGGAGGCCCCGGAGGCGCTGCGCGCGGTGGAGGAAACGGAACACTTAAGCGTGCCGCTGTTGCGGGAGACCCGCCTCATGGTGGCCGGCCCCGAGGTAGAGGGCCTGCCCGAATCGCCCGAGCAGTGGCAGGGGCTGACCACGGCGGCGCA of Corynebacterium sp. 21KM1197 contains these proteins:
- the glcB gene encoding malate synthase G, coding for MPTTTALSTKDDRVQVAGMDVARVLYDFLVEEVLPEIGVEADAFWQGFAAIVADLTPRNKELLERREELQRQLDEYFRSNPGRPDPKQHEEFLRSIGYLEPTPEKAKIRTENTDPEFSEIAGPQLVVPVLNARFALNATNARWGSLYDALYGTDVISEDDGAHRSGPYNPVRGAKVIAWGRAFLDEVVPLDGASHADVESYSVVRGSLCARVDGECIPLKNPKAYKGFVGDFGDPSSIILYNNGLHIDIRINPASPVGKTDPAGVEDIVLEAATSTIIDFEDSVAAVDATDKTLGYRNWFGLNTGSLKEEVTKGEKTFTRELNPDRTYISRTGSQTVLKGRSTLLVRNVGHLMTNPAILIDGEEIYEGIMDAVITAACAIPGTREDNPLRNSVTGSIYIVKPKQHGPQEVAFTDELFGRVEQLLGLEPHTLKVGVMDEERRTSANLDACIQAVSQRLAFINTGFLDRTGDEIHTSMEAGAMVRKADMQTAPWKQAYEDNNVDAGLERGLSGRAQIGKGMWAKTDLLAEMVEQKIGQLREGANTAWVPSPTAATLHATHYHKVDVRAVQRELVEAGRRDTFGDLLTVPVAQNPSWSAEEIKEEVDNNCQSILGYVVRWVEQGIGCSKVPDIHNVDLMEDRATLRISSQLLANWLRHGVITTEQVVDSLERMAVVVDKQNEGDAAYLPMSRDYDYSIAFQAAKDLILKGTESPAGYTEPILHARRREFKQREGIA
- the rraA gene encoding ribonuclease E activity regulator RraA → MTQFIPTADLVDIIGESVRSCDTQLRTIGGRTQFCGKITTIRCFQDNALVKQTLNEEGEGGVLVIDGDASVHTALVGDLIAAAGRDHHWAGVIVNGAVRDSAVIAELDFGCKALGTNPRKSSKDGTGERNVTVHFGGVDFVPGHYLYADADGIVVTEEPITPPQA
- the typA gene encoding translational GTPase TypA, which produces MSHPEFRNVAIVAHVDHGKTTLVNAMLEQSGVFGDHEEVADRVMDSGDLEKEKGITILAKNTAIRRKGLGKDGNDLIINVIDTPGHADFGGEVERALSMVDGVVLLVDASEGPLPQTRFVLGKALAAKMPVIILVNKTDRPDARIDAVVEESQDLLLELASGLDDPEAAEAAEQLLDLPVLYASGREGKASTENPGDGNVPEAEDLQALFDVIYDVLPEPTATLDGPLQAHVTNLDSSSFLGRIGLVRIHSGALKKGQRVAWIHYDEEGNQHTKDVKIAELLRTEGVNRVPTDEVVAGDIAAVSGIDEIMIGDTLADLENPVALPRITVDEPAISMTIGVNTSPMAGRGGGDKLTARLVKARLDQELIGNVSIRVLPTERPDAWEVQGRGEMALSVLVETMRREGFELTVGKPQVVTQTIDGKLHEPYEIMVIDIPAEHQGAVTQLMASRKGQMQAMDTTPGSDWIRMEYRVPARGLIGFRTTFMTETRGTGIANSYSDGMDVWAGEIKDRPNGSLVADRSGQVTAYALTQLADRGDFFVEPGAETYEGMVVGANNRDEDMDINITKEKKLTNMRSATADATVTLAKARTLSLDEAMEFCGGDECVEVTPDVLRVRKVVLGATERGRARAREKARNK
- a CDS encoding ABC transporter family substrate-binding protein — protein: MSLVKKQQRALVAVVLAACAAGCAANPSPPPVVDTARETAAPTTTSAARSAREEPKRTSISVGIDPLSNGFNPHLLADSTPFVRSLADLVLPSAFVAGAPNPDLVISAEQIEPAPEVAQTVRYVLTPESQWSDGTPVSGNDFVYLWQSMRDTPGVLGEAGYRAIADVRTTGGGKTVEVDFAHPIAQWQGLFSHLLPAHLMQGTDFEAGMRETIPASAGRYMVRAVDRARGTVELSRNDRFWGSNPAATELLIFRPVRGTTEGADQLRSHQLSYLDITPAETSVQAFSLVPESRVHSMTTGRELALTMSVTSPTLADAPLREALSALIDVPALARLAAGRSADLAVPEHPVPEVAEETLNLLRERAAAQPLRIAADPTDGQAAAAVRGLADSLVGLGVQAQAINADLSEVAEQGLGAGEVDAVVSWRSSEPDAVEAASRYSCPVETLRGSNLSGYCSPETQDVIGAVLAGAEAPEALRAVEETEHLSVPLLRETRLMVAGPEVEGLPESPEQWQGLTTAAQWTKR
- a CDS encoding DUF402 domain-containing protein — protein: MSADLHPVKQETFDLAAGINIDPKGFERRVDRFEVTDWGLYMARGANHPRFGYLESWLLPEWNLRANIFHFRPGVEAQQHLYIDVARISHREGVWRTRDLYVDLVSNPPTALEVLDLDELAAATHAGLISPEEAELAMSTTITAVAGSSRHGEDPQAWLKAQGVPLSWAPEVRLMPAEE
- the aceA gene encoding isocitrate lyase, with protein sequence MTATGKARTAEEIQKDWDENPRWSAIQRDYTAEQVAKLQGNVIEEHTLARRGAEILWDEINKGNGAYINALGALTGNQAVQQVRAGLKAVYLSGWQVAGDANLSGHTYPDQSLYPANSVPQVVRRINNALLRADEIARVEGDDSVDNWLVPVVADAEAGFGGALNVYELQKAMIASGAAGTHWEDQLASEKKCGHLGGKVLIPTQQHIRTLSSARLAADVANVPTVIVARTDAEAATLLTSDVDERDHEFLTGERSAEGYYYVKNGLEPCIARAKSFAPYADLIWMETGTPDLELAKKFAEGVRSEFPDQLLAYNCSPSFNWSAHLDADEIAKFQKELGAMGFVFQFITLAGFHALNYSMFDLAHGYARNGMTSFVDLQNREFEAAKERGFTAVKHQREVGAGYFDAIATTVDPNSSTTALKGSTEEGQFH